One window of the Syntrophorhabdales bacterium genome contains the following:
- a CDS encoding DUF5714 domain-containing protein — protein sequence MEHKSGCLFCGKELIYLKEAEELNCIFCNRVFPTQARCVDRHFVCDACHALSANDLIERFTIESSSKNPMEMALTLMKSPALKMHGPEHHFLVPAVLISAFYNTRAGEQDEKEKKVKQARKRSENVLGGFCGFYGDCGAAVGTGIAVSVLTGATPLSRKEWRLSNLMTAKSLLEIANAGGPRCCKRNSFLAIQEAVSFIKEGFGVEVGWSTEKLKCQFHSLNKECRKRDCRFYPEGLAHE from the coding sequence AACACAAGAGCGGATGCCTTTTCTGCGGTAAAGAACTTATCTATCTGAAAGAGGCTGAGGAGCTCAACTGCATTTTTTGTAACCGCGTTTTTCCCACACAGGCGAGGTGTGTTGACAGACATTTTGTCTGCGACGCGTGTCATGCCCTGTCTGCCAACGATCTGATCGAGCGATTTACCATAGAAAGCTCTTCAAAGAACCCCATGGAGATGGCGTTGACCCTCATGAAGAGCCCGGCCCTGAAAATGCACGGTCCTGAGCACCACTTTCTCGTTCCGGCTGTGCTGATTTCTGCTTTCTACAACACAAGAGCAGGAGAGCAGGATGAAAAGGAGAAGAAGGTAAAACAGGCCCGTAAGCGGTCAGAAAATGTACTCGGAGGCTTCTGCGGTTTCTATGGTGACTGCGGCGCTGCGGTTGGCACTGGCATAGCAGTGAGCGTTCTGACCGGCGCGACACCGCTGTCCAGGAAGGAGTGGAGGCTCTCAAATCTCATGACCGCGAAGAGCCTCCTTGAAATCGCGAACGCGGGCGGACCTCGCTGCTGCAAGAGGAATTCCTTTCTGGCAATACAGGAGGCTGTCTCCTTCATTAAAGAAGGGTTCGGAGTAGAGGTCGGTTGGAGCACTGAAAAGCTGAAGTGTCAGTTCCATTCATTGAATAAGGAATGTAGAAAGAGAGACTGCAGGTTTTATCCAGAGGGCCTGGCACATGAGTGA
- a CDS encoding multidrug effflux MFS transporter, with protein MNRPQQTQHRLVLLLLASLSALGPFSVDMYLPGFPAIADGLNTDIAHVALSLTSYFIGMAIGQLAYGPIMDRYGRRRPLLAGLILYIAAAFGCALSPSIHFLIALRLFLALGGCVGFVGSRAMVRDLFSGSEIARVLSMLIMVFGIAPIVAPTIGGLVVAALGWRFIFVILAGIATLIFIAVGWFLPESKGVDASISLRPRQVGLEYLTVYREPGFLRHTLANAAATAGFFAYISGSPFVYMKLLGFTETQFGWIYGANVLGLVIAAQFNRIWLKKHSGRKVLMRANAVQAGVALILITAVYVGLIGATTMVVLIFCYLFCFGLVGPNVMALALRPFTRNAGSASALIGSIQMVAGASASALVSYLHNGTARPMTTLMGSCAVISLLLLGTIRVTHEGSA; from the coding sequence GTGAACCGACCCCAGCAAACGCAACATAGACTCGTACTGCTCCTCCTCGCTTCCCTTTCCGCCCTGGGACCTTTTTCAGTCGATATGTATCTGCCCGGCTTCCCCGCCATCGCGGACGGCCTGAACACAGACATCGCTCATGTGGCGCTTTCGCTGACGAGCTATTTCATAGGTATGGCCATCGGGCAGTTGGCGTACGGTCCGATCATGGACCGGTACGGGCGAAGAAGGCCGCTTCTTGCAGGGCTTATCCTGTACATAGCGGCTGCTTTTGGTTGTGCTCTCTCTCCATCTATACACTTTCTGATCGCGCTGCGGCTGTTTCTGGCTCTCGGCGGCTGCGTGGGCTTCGTCGGCAGCAGGGCAATGGTACGCGATCTTTTTTCCGGGAGCGAGATCGCTCGCGTGCTCTCAATGCTGATAATGGTCTTCGGTATTGCTCCCATTGTGGCGCCCACCATAGGCGGTCTGGTGGTAGCTGCTCTCGGTTGGCGATTTATTTTCGTCATTCTGGCGGGCATCGCGACGTTGATCTTTATCGCGGTCGGCTGGTTCCTTCCAGAGAGCAAGGGGGTGGACGCTTCCATTTCATTGCGACCCAGGCAGGTTGGACTCGAATATCTGACGGTGTACAGAGAGCCAGGCTTCTTGAGACACACGCTGGCCAATGCTGCTGCGACAGCGGGCTTTTTTGCCTACATCTCGGGCTCGCCTTTCGTCTACATGAAACTACTGGGCTTCACCGAAACACAATTCGGGTGGATATACGGGGCCAACGTGTTGGGTCTGGTTATAGCCGCACAGTTCAACAGGATCTGGTTAAAGAAGCACAGCGGCAGGAAAGTCTTGATGAGAGCCAACGCTGTTCAGGCGGGCGTGGCGCTCATACTGATAACCGCTGTCTATGTAGGTCTCATCGGAGCGACGACAATGGTCGTGCTCATCTTCTGCTACCTTTTCTGTTTCGGGCTTGTCGGCCCGAATGTCATGGCGCTCGCATTACGTCCGTTCACGAGAAATGCAGGCAGCGCTTCCGCCCTGATCGGAAGCATCCAGATGGTAGCGGGGGCATCGGCATCCGCCCTGGTGAGCTACCTACACAACGGAACGGCCAGGCCTATGACCACGTTGATGGGAAGTTGCGCCGTGATCTCTCTTTTGTTGCTCGGTACTATCCGGGTCACTCACGAAGGATCGGCATAA